Sequence from the Macrobrachium rosenbergii isolate ZJJX-2024 chromosome 26, ASM4041242v1, whole genome shotgun sequence genome:
taacacttttaggggttctgatactggcagtgcatgtGTTTGTTGTCGGCCTTCCGTGTTTAATACTGGcctgggggtgggtggggtgggcgTTGgatacccatacattaacaagttattgcacttaaCGTACAGGATATGAACCTTATTTTTTCGTTCTTTGGTCATGCATAAGTTAGGGGCTGTGACCTCGATAGTCGAGTGACAAGTTAGggttaggggctgtgacctgggtactTCTGTGAGAGGTTGGGTTAGGTTGTGTGGGTTTCACTGGAGAAATATGTTATTCTGATTGATTTTGATGTTGAAATTTCAGTTGAATTTCGTCGGCAATTGATGGTTTTGGTCAGTATGTAAAATAAAACCGTTAACTGAAATTGAATTGAAactgatagaataaaaaaatgaaaaaacatatttctttgtcattatggcTAAAACCTGGTAGTGTTGGTAACTTAGGATCAACTCATTATGACCGAACTTTGTAGGCCTATGAACGACACTTGAgaaagaaatgactgaaaatcaaTTGACTGAtagaataaaattattgaaattcaattgactgacagaataaaattattgaaatccGATTGACTGATGgaataaaatgattgaaaattcgATTGACTGACAGAATAAGTACGATGGATATAAACATAATTCCATTAATTCCATCTATCTGGCGATGCTACCACCACCTCAAACTCAGGAGGGTACCACAGTATAGGCCTAGAAGTTCCCTTACCTTTTCTATTGACAAGGTTTCAGCCTCGAGCGTCCATTGCACTGAAATTGTAAATCTATAATCACACACGtcgaaaaaaattcaaaacttgaaCGGATGTAAACAAAAGTATGCAATAGTTGTCCCTTTTCTGTACGTTTTCTTTGGCCAATTTCATTCAGCAAAAATCTTTTTGTCTTCTGCGATGAATGAAGGTAAACCGGTGTTTTCTCAGGGAAATGGAATGTTACAAGCTCTCAAACTTCAatttcgtgaataataataataataataataataataataataataataataataataataataagtgggaGAATGTAGGTGTGTATTAGGATGGCAATACGATGAGAAGTTAGTGTAAATAGGAAAAGAACtatttcatttgctttcagaGTGTCACAGTTCAGCTGTTCAAGAAAGCATTGAATAACCTGAATAACAGACGATTGGaacggaacagagagagagagagagagagagagagagagagagagagagagagagagagagagagagagagagagagagttgaacccATTACTCCTgccacaaagaaaacaaaaaggttttGCTCCATTTCCGTTCTTTTGTTTCtgaaaagcagaataaaaatgtCAGAAGCTGAATAGGTCCCAGGGATATTACAGAACACATTGGTTTTCTCAAATAGCTAATTTTATGGTCGAGCGGAGAGAAACAGAAGGAGGTTAAGCCATACTTGGTGAAACAGCTGCCAGCTGCCGCGCGTCTTCCAGTAAATTTTAACGACTTGAAAGAAATTTGACTAAAGCAAGGATACTCAGCTGCATAAATACATTAATTCGACAATTTTTACCAGGTAACCTCTGAACGCTATGCATCTGCTGATATTAGGCAACGAGTTGTAGATATAAGATGAATCAGCTTCTTCTTTCTGCCACTACAAATAGTATTGAAAAGGGTCACGGTGATTACGACGCATAGTAATATAAAACTATACTACGAAGGAAGTATCAATGCGTTGGAGTACAGGTATAATTGAGCCCAAGGCGGAGGAGTGCCTAGTATGGTTTGTGGAACCCATGGTGGGAGAAAATGCCCTCATCAGTGGCCGAGGTAGCTATCCACACGAAACCAAAGGCAACTGAATTATACCCAACAAAAGCAGAATTCTCACTGCCCTATGCTGGTAGCGTCTGCTGCCACATACCCTGAATTTACCACTATGAAGACCGAGTTTGATTTCCTTGGTAAGCCAGGATGCTACATGCAGGTTCCATCACATATGTGACTGCTAAGCTAACGGATGAATTAGTATTATTGTTAGTAACCGTTAGCTAGTCAACTTCAGTAGGTCACAATCAGGGTGTGGGATTATGGGTCTCACAACTTCATCCAAGAAGACTTGCTGAGGAATGAAAAgctaacatgatatatatatatatatatatatatatatatatatatatatatatatatatatatatatatatatataatcttcttttaacgtgctttttcccatttttgtatggggtgcaCGATGCCTTGTTTgcaggacttttgatttggctttgtgtgtgtgtagtctcgatgctgccctgcctgacataaaCTAACGGATGGCGTATGTTACATgtttcataccagacccaacgccctttcttcccagcaagAAGTTGTTAGCTAGgtcagttcgagacgtgtgagatgtttgttatgtttttttagatgttatagtggctttgttttgtgtgtgtatttagtctgtaacacccatttgcttttaagcaaacctatccgttgattacatacataatcccggggtgtctacaagGAGACTTGCCTCTCTGATCAGAATGAATTTGAAGCTAACATGATttagctgctgctgtaaccgactgtgccatcaaggctccgatatatatatatatatatatatggtcacaaATTTAAGCCAACAATAAAATCTGACATCAGAatcactttaccttaggaataaaAGTACACCCAGTGAGAACTATACTTGATAAGCTCCATCGGCCCCAGCCAGGATTCCAACCTGAGACTGGTTTAGATACACTGATAAACAGCAGGCTTTGACCATTCGGCCACCGTGATATCGACTCGGCTGTACTGAATTCAGGCTCTATATTCAACTTGCTCCTGGCCAGGCCATTAGGTCTTATCAGTTTTAATCTATCTTGGGAATAAGTTATCctcaaggtacagtgaattcagtattaaataatatttctgacttttatgtgaatatatatatatatatatatatatatatatatatatatatagtgtatatatatttatatatgtattatctacatacacattcatatataatatatgtgtgtgtgtttgtgtgtgtgtgtgtggtgtattgcatataaattacatttttgtataccatatttaaattctttcaaaaatagGCTTCCATAGTTTAAAAGGCGCCTATCGGTacttaccatttattttctttcaggaaCAACCGCCTATTAGATCAAATACGATAGCTCCCACGGAAAGCCTATAGAAATTCATACCGCAGTTAGAAGAGTAGAAACATCGACTTCACTGTTGCTctattaactatataaaaaaaaaatttttaactaggTGCTTTGACAAAGAAGACAATTGTCAAGCTGTTCACTTCTTTATTTCGAAGTAGAAAGCGAGGGAGCGAGTGTATTCAATAAAATTCTAATACTTCAGGGCGTCACAAAACCGCTTTTCAGACTCAAAGAACTGGTCCATTATTCTCTTTGCGTTCTTTCAACCTCAGTCCATTGAGTTGTGACTGAATTCAAACTGGAGTTGAAAGTGGAAAGTCAGTCAGCCTCCCTCCTCTTTCACACTTGAGCTACTTATCCACTAGAGCCCCAGTGGTTCTCGACCAGCGGTGGGAATTCCCCCCTAGGGGTGAATTTCAGATTTTCAGTTGGGGGGGGGAATTGTGAGCACTGATTGGCAggttcaaactggctctaggaccacacaaaacgcatgTTCAAtcgctaataaaaaaaactacactaTAAGATTAATCTATGTATGTAAAGGTTATGCACTAATAGGGAAGAACGTAAGGATTTTTAgtaatatttgcatattattagGAACGCACCTCTTGAAGCAGACAATTTTTGAAGGTGGGGTGGATGACACTCTGACATATggatgaaagggtgcatgggccaaaaaaggctCAGAACCACTGCTTGATTAGATTTTACCATTCCCCAGCGGTTGGGTCACTCACTGTCAGAatggataaatagaaaaaaaagtgaacttTTGGACGGGATCTTGAAGGCTTAACACAAGTTTTTGGAAAGGAATGAATACGATGAGATAACAGCTTAGTTGAGCAAAAAGGATGTTCAGTATTTCATaaatacgaaaatgaaaacaattggaCAAGGAAATCATAATGGAAGATGTTATATGAACAGTGGCTATCCCAACAGACGAGGGAATGCAATATGAGTTCCGGATttactgaaaacaagtaaaaaatgcgctgaagtttcttcggcgcaatcgagttttctgtacagcccataatgctgtatgaaactctcagccttggcccatgaaactttcagccacagccaggtggtggcctgtgttgttggcatccgtaacgatgccagacgcacgattatgactaactttaaccttagaataaaataaaaactactgaggctagagggctgcaatttggtatgtgtgatgattggagggtggatgatcaacataccaatctgcagccctctagcctcagcattttttaagatctgagggcggacagaaaaagtgtgggtgAACAGACAACTAACCATCTcaataatagttttcttgtacaagaAAGCTAAAAACCAAAGGGTTAATAGACCCATATATGTTTATAGACCTTGACAGCATCACACCACGGTCAGTAAGTTGCCAAATctccacataaacacacacacacacacatatatatatatatatatgtgtatacatatatatatatatacatataatacatatatatgtgtgtatacagtatataatgtctgcatacaatatatatatatatatatatatatatatatatatatatatatatatatatatatatatatatatatatatataattcaaacatatatgcatagatacatacatacagtatgtaactTACATTACATTACTGTAATATCAGTAACCATTGCTAAAATTTGTTTAATGAATAGATGGTTAGAAATAATATGCTATGGTAAGTAGCCTACCAACTAAAGTATCGCTTATCACAGCTCTGGTTCTGGGGCCAAACAGGACTTAGAAAGGCCTGGTGTCTGAAAAGGTTAAGCTAGTGGCGTGGTCTACGTTGctattttccctcttttatttctcCTACCTAGCATCTTCTTTCTAGCTTCCAGTATTTCTGTAAGTAATTCagttttcctattctttttaGACCACTCCATGCATTGTAACGCGTTCCATAAATTTCCTACGAAAATTACAGGACTCGGTTTGAGGTTAATATtgtaactgaattattttccAGGTTTTTATTGAAAACAGTAACATTTTCCCGGCGAAGAAACATGATGAAATTTAAAGTATTAATATAAGTGAGATCACAACTTTGGACTCCTCTGCTTAAGAAATGTTCTTTTAAATTAAGTAACTAAACTGTACTGGTTTGTGGTAGTTTTAACAGAAGGTGTAGCCTTAGGCAACACGCTAGATTCATCTCTACTTTTCAAGCAGTTAAAAAGCTAATTAAAGTCTTTCAGTAATTTGCAGTGTTTTATTTCCATGTCTCCCTCTACGTGGGATTGATAAAGACATCTGGTTCACTGTCCCATCATATTAGGAGCGTTTTCTTAGCTTCAGAAATAACTTCTTTTATCTGTAACCGTCTTTGGTATCAAAAACCTTAGGTCATCATGTGAAATTTCTCGTAACTGatcaaacattaaagaaaaatctaACTTGCACAGATGTTTCGAGTGCCCAGGTAACATTTAGGACAGTGGAACCATAAGCACTGGTGTCTATTACTGTGTTATAAAAGCAGGAACTCTCTTAGCCACAGCCAACCTTTTGATCACAGGCCTTAAAGCGTCGATGAACTGCAATATATTCTGCAGAATTCCCTCGTATTTACGCCCCTTCCTGTtagtgtaaatgtaaaaaaaggacCCTTCTGTTAATCTTCGCTAAGAATGAAAATCATCTCCCTTCTTTTAATTGTGGCGCTTTCTTGTAAGTCTGTGATTAAGCATACTtagtctatttctttttctaagaagcttttatgataaaaagtactgggtgctactttggctcgTTACCTACGCGTAACCTActtcgaggtgctagtactaaacatggcggaggctccttgggacgccctgtttagtactagcccattgctacattgtgtggtcgacagattttattgataaacgatatcttcgtgcggccgtctactttacatttaccatacggtgtttagtacgagcacctcggagtaggtgacacgtagataacaagccaaagtataGCCTACTGTTATGTTCACGTATGCTGGTTTCTGTTGATTGCGAATCCATAAACCCAAATCTGGCCTCTTAACCCTTTCAACACCTTATCACAAGGCACTAAGTTGACTTTACCAAAATCATCCAGCAAAGTGTATTAGGTCAAGTTTGGTGCTAAACTCATGATACCGAGCAACATTAAATTCTCGTTCACTGTTTCCTGTGGTGCTGGGCGCCAGGAGATTTTTTTCGAGAGAAATATAGGATGCAAGATAATTATCTTTTTAGAGTGCTCTTCTTTTTGAATACTGTTTTAGGATGGTATCTGGTCAGAGAGTGCTTTTAGTGGTAAACAAGGTACAAGAAGGTCCTTTCATAGATTATTCTTTGTGATAATTGATATATCACAAGCTCTCTTCAGAGGCATCATGTGGTGTTTTTAGGTTATACTTAGGTTGCACAGTATAGGCCTATCTTTCTTCCCTGGCACTCATAATTCATAGCTACCATGCACTAAGTATCGATAAATCAGACATCAAAACTGTTctagttttcttaattttaactATGCTATATAAATCTTaaagtcatcaccacaaaaattatttttacagtaattggtGATCGGCAATAAAAAGTATTGTATTAGAGATgtctataatatttttaatgtgaaagTTATATTTGAAATCTCGCTAGTTACAGCTACTTCCTCAATATAAAGGCACCAATTTCACATATATGTACAAACTTTTATGTCCTTCTCGTAAATAAACAGCTTTTGTCAAAATGGTTACATACCCATGGCTTTCCTGACGATTTCATTCAAAGTATTAGTTTTCGGGTACCTGAACATAATTTATCATAGTTAATTAACAAATGTAACCtgcaaagaagaataaaacacaTTAACTAgaaagttgtttatttattaaagctAAAGTATTCCAGTTTAacttagaatattattttgttattgtccCTATGCTCGGGGATGAAGCTGGAACACTGGCATCAACTGATGACAAGACTGGGGGCGGTCCTGCAGCAGCAATTGGTTCTGATGCGACGTCGCTTCCTTTAGGAACTACGTTGGGAGTGTCTCCTAACAGTGATGCTGGTTGATTTATGACAGACGACAGTCCTCCAGGAATGCTAGATTTTCCAAATATTGGTATAATACTGCTTCCTGCCGCTGGGGTTTTAAGACTGCTTTCAGATGCTCCTGCACTAAATCTGTTTATTCCACCTCTGGTAAGCCCAAATCCACCTAATCCTGCTAAACTATCTAGAGGGTTTCCAGAAGTTCCCATTATATTCCCAATGCTAGACAAGTCTGGGATAGAGCCCGGATTTCCTAAACTGCCCAGGCTTCCAAAGTTTCCTAATCCTCCAAGATTTAACGACGACAGTCCAGGAAGTAAGCCCAGTCCTGTGTTTGGCTGTTGACTAGAACTGTCTTGACTGAGGCTCGGCAAAGACAACTCAGGTGACGATGACCCACCTAGTTGACCTAAACCAAGTCCACCGAGTCCCGAGAGTAAGGATAAGTACCCTGAACCTCCCACTCCTGTGCCAGTCTGCTGGCTAGGCTGATTTCCATTGGTGTTTAGGTTGCTAAAACTCTGCCCTAATGAAATACTGCCCAGATTCCCAAGATTGCTACTAAGGCCCCCTGTACTGAGCAAGCTTCCTAAACCAAATAAGTTTGATAAGCTTGGGGTTTGAGTTCCTGTGTTGGCAGTAGCTAAGCTTGGTGGATGGTGAAATGCATTTTGCTGCTGGTGGTTTGAATTTCCGTTTCTAAAAAGATTGAAGTTTTGCAAAGATGGGAAAAGACTTGACTGAAAAGGAGTAGTTCCACTTACAGGCACAGACAAGGCAGTCTTGGATAAGATACTGCCACTATCAGCATGAAGTTGAATTGGCTCAGCCTTAGTGATATCATCTTGTTTCGTGATAGGTATAACACCAGTGTTATCTGTGTCTGAAGCAGATGAATTATACTTTGTGGTATCAGCatctttctttaacaaaacatcACTGGGGTCTGCTGTTGAAACATCTGATTTGAAATCTGCAGTATAGTCATATTTCTCTGGTAAAGTACTTTCATTGtcaattaaagaaatattagatTTAGCTGGAGTGTTATCAAAATCCTGTGTTGATTGTGCTTGACTTAGTTCGGATGAAACAATTAATGGATTCAAGGTTGCTGTATGAATAGTTGTTTGATGCTCAGTACTTGAAGCAATGGGGATTTCAGTAACAGATGGTGAAGAATCATCTGTAACTGACGTGGCTGTGGAGGACGAACCAGTATCTTCAGAATAAACGCTTCCATCACTATGCCTGATTTGTGAGTAAGAAGAGGAATATTGCTGATCAGGATCTGTTGCTGTATATTCTAAGTCATTCACactgtcatttactttttttacctgAGGCTCTTCTGCTGAGAGATTTTTGTACCTTTCTTGAGCCCTGGTGAATAGCTCCCTAGCATGCTCTAAAGAAACTGTTATGTTACTACCTGTGCTTTGATTAGGATTATTGGTGGAAAACTGAGTTTCTGTAGCTGATGGAGATTCCAGTTGTAATGTCTTCAGAGTGCTAACCTGATCTGTTCTTTGTTTAGGGACCCATTCATCACTGTCATTAAGCCTAGAACGATGTTCTAGTGAAAGAATCGATCCAGATGTTCCACTGTCTGTTGTATTTTGGTCCTGTTGTAAGTGACTGGGTCGAGCATAATGAACAAAAGGGCGAGATCTCGTGATTCCTCTGAATGGAACTCTCTGATTGTGAGTACTTCTGTTTCTTTGTGGATGCTGGATCTGACTGCGACTTCttcctttcaaatgaaatgtGATTGGCTGAGAAGTGCGAGAAAAACTACTGCGATTTTTTATTTGGGGTGATGATTCATCGGATTGTGTCAGTGGTAAGGAAATATTTCTATTTGACAGCCTTGTTATTTGAAGCCGTTGAGTCTTCGGGTGATCCAGCCTTGGGAATTTTGCCTGCAAACATCAGTGGATAGTGTAAGGTGAATATCATACAGTCATGAGTTCATCAGCAAATTAAATC
This genomic interval carries:
- the LOC136853204 gene encoding uncharacterized protein, producing MAIKAVVAVVCFTALACVVAEQGRLAHHSPVNASAVGNFESSKQQSTPNTPEPGFTGALYKTITHNGTHNSQSQDEHSVLPHNLQIIHITNATTEWPESFQKQNEFHLALSDFTNSPNVNDKANQMVLTPGETTSRVVEGLQKPAIEVTDTEATLPKPAQVFGEPTTTTFVSIELPRQQQRVIEQRMTKPEIDNQRIVTQETQELKIFSGQFKNISSVSRKGVFQEIPKKSEVADPIEYHHLQQADHNAHHTPRQQTLQPTERTTSPPSRSPVFDFAKFPRLDHPKTQRLQITRLSNRNISLPLTQSDESSPQIKNRSSFSRTSQPITFHLKGRSRSQIQHPQRNRSTHNQRVPFRGITRSRPFVHYARPSHLQQDQNTTDSGTSGSILSLEHRSRLNDSDEWVPKQRTDQVSTLKTLQLESPSATETQFSTNNPNQSTGSNITVSLEHARELFTRAQERYKNLSAEEPQVKKVNDSVNDLEYTATDPDQQYSSSYSQIRHSDGSVYSEDTGSSSTATSVTDDSSPSVTEIPIASSTEHQTTIHTATLNPLIVSSELSQAQSTQDFDNTPAKSNISLIDNESTLPEKYDYTADFKSDVSTADPSDVLLKKDADTTKYNSSASDTDNTGVIPITKQDDITKAEPIQLHADSGSILSKTALSVPVSGTTPFQSSLFPSLQNFNLFRNGNSNHQQQNAFHHPPSLATANTGTQTPSLSNLFGLGSLLSTGGLSSNLGNLGSISLGQSFSNLNTNGNQPSQQTGTGVGGSGYLSLLSGLGGLGLGQLGGSSSPELSLPSLSQDSSSQQPNTGLGLLPGLSSLNLGGLGNFGSLGSLGNPGSIPDLSSIGNIMGTSGNPLDSLAGLGGFGLTRGGINRFSAGASESSLKTPAAGSSIIPIFGKSSIPGGLSSVINQPASLLGDTPNVVPKGSDVASEPIAAAGPPPVLSSVDASVPASSPSIGTITK